A genomic region of Lagopus muta isolate bLagMut1 chromosome 19, bLagMut1 primary, whole genome shotgun sequence contains the following coding sequences:
- the LOC125702623 gene encoding alpha-1-acid glycoprotein 2-like, which translates to MAPTSVSTTLILILTALLSAAAAPHKPTAPPSLANTTMPWLLGLWQYVAGAAQLPQHLLELLLIDHGHLRVEPSSGQELLITQHVAAGGRCLSNNSTSILLSANGTALLKDAKTQRILGMVTKLSSEDTLLIQHHVHRERMYSALYLYARNRTVSSTQQDELGQHAENLGLSRGAVVYAPWRKELCQPGEKERVEERKDGGAQGTALPSTPTGSPRQ; encoded by the exons ATGGCACCAACCAGCGTCTCCACCaccctcatcctcatcctcacagctctgctgtctgcagctgccGCTCCCCACAAACCCACAGCACCCCCAAGCCTGGCCAACACAACGATGCCGTGG ctgctggggctgtggcagTACGTGGCCGGGgctgcccagctcccccagcacctcctggagctgctgctcatcGATCACGGCCACCTTCGCGTGGAGCCCAGCAGCGGGCAGGAGCTGCTCATCACCCAGCACGTGGCAGC GGGCGGCCGATGCCTCTCCAACAACTCCACCTCCATCCTCCTCAGTGCCAACGGCACGGCGCTGCTCAAGGACG CCAAGACGCAGCGCATCCTGGGGATGGTGACGAAGCTCAGCTCTGAGGACACTCTGCTCATCCAGCACCACGTGCACAGGGAGAGGATGTATTCAGCTCTGTATCTCTATG CCCGCAATCGGACAGTGAGCAGCACGCAGCAGGACGAGCTGGGACAACATGCAGAGAAcctggggctgagcagaggggctgtggtgTACGCGCCGTGGAGGAAG GAGCTGTGCCAACcgggagaaaaggaaagggtggaagaaaggaaggatggAGGAGCGCAAGGCACGGCCCTGCCGAGCACCCCGACGGGCAGCCCGCGGCAATAA
- the SLC25A25 gene encoding calcium-binding mitochondrial carrier protein SCaMC-2 isoform X1 — protein sequence MRHAGISFPPRTEINAGSLSALRPSWPVRAAQPSVGHRKMLCLCLYVPVLGQSQAEFEYFESKGLPAELKSIFRLSLFIPSQEFSTYRQWKQKIVKAGDKDLDGQLDFEEFVHYLQDHEKKLRLVFKSLDKKNDGRIDAQEIVQSLRDLGVKISEQQAEKILKSMDKNGTMTIDWNEWRDYHLLHPVENIPEIILYWKHSTIFDVGENLTVPDEFTVEERQTGMWWRHLVAGGGAGAVSRTCTAPLDRLKVLMQVHASRSNNMCIIGGFTQMIREGGTRSLWRGNGINVLKIAPESAIKFMAYEQIKRFIGTDQEMLRIHERLLAGSLAGAIAQSSIYPMEVLKTRMALRKTGQYSGMLDCAKNILSKEGMAAFYKGYIPNMLGIIPYAGIDLAVYETLKNAWLQRYAVNSADPGVFVLLACGTISSTCGQLASYPLALVRTRMQAQASVEGAPEVTMRGLFRHILKTEGAFGLYRGLAPNFMKVIPAVSISYVVYENLKMTLGVQSR from the exons ATGAGACACGCCGGCATTTCCTTCCCACCACGCACTGAAATTAACGCCGGGAGTCTGTCGGCGCTGCGTCCTTCCTGGCCTGTCCGAGCAGCGCAGCCGAGCGTGGGCCACAGGAAGATGCTCTGCCTCTGTCTCTATGTGCCAGTGCTGGGGCAGTCGCAGGCAGAGTTTGAGTACTTCGAGTCGAAGGGGCTGCCGGCCGAGCTCAAGTCTATCTTCCGCCTCAGCCTCTTCATCCCCTCCCAGGAGTTCTCCACATACCGCCAGTGGAAGCAG AAAATTGTGAAGGCTGGAGACAAGGACCTGGATGGCCAGCTGGACTTTGAGGAGTTCGTTCACTATCTCCAGGATCATGAAAAGAAGCTGAGGCTGGTCTTCAAGAGCTTGGATAAGAAGAATGATG GCCGTATCGATGCCCAGGAGATCGTACAGTCTCTTCGGGACCTGGGAGTCAAGATTTCTGAACAGCAGGCTGAAAAAATCCTGAAGAG CATGGACAAGAATGGGACGATGACAATTGACTGGAACGAGTGGCGAGATTATCACCTGCTGCACCCCGTGGAGAACATCCCTGAGATCATCCTGTACTGGAAGCACTCCACG ATCTTTGATGTGGGAGAGAATTTGACTGTCCCTGATGAGTTCACAGTGGAAGAGAGGCAgacagggatgtggtggagacATCTGGTTGCAGGTGGGGGTGCAGGTGCCGTGTCCAGAACCTGTACAGCTCCCCTGGATCGCTTGAAGGTGCTCATGCAG gTCCATGCCTCCCGCAGTAACAACATGTGCATCATTGGTGGCTTTACTCAAATGATCCGAGAGGGTGGCACCAGGTCACTGTGGCGAGGGAACGGCATCAACGTGCTGAAGATTGCACCGGAATCTGCCATCAAGTTCATGGCTTATGAGCAG ATCAAGAGGTTCATTGGTACTGACCAGGAGATGCTGAGGATTCACGAGCGGCTGTTAGCTGGCTCTCTGGCTGGGGCCATCGCACAGAGCAGCATCTATCCGATGGAG GTTCTGAAAACACGGATGGCTTTGAGGAAGACAGGACAGTATTCAGGCATGTTGGATTGTGCCAAAAACATCCTTTCCAAGGAAGGAATGGCTGCCTTCTACAAAGGCTACATTCCCAACATGCTAGGAATCATTCCATATGCTGGTATTGACCTGGCAGTGTATGAG ACACTGAAAAATGCCTGGTTGCAACGCTATGCCGTCAACAGCGCTGACCCCGGAGTCTTTGTCCTCTTGGCTTGTGGCACCATATCCAGTACCTGCGGGCAGCTTGCCAGTTACCCCCTGGCTCTTGTGAGGACACGCATGCAGGCCCAAG cttctGTGGAGGGCGCTCCCGAGGTGACCATGAGGGGACTGTTCAGACACATTCTGAAGACCGAGGGAGCGTTTGGCCTTTACCGTGGGCTGGCCCCTAACTTCATGAAGGTGATCCCAGCCGTCAGCATCAGCTACGTGGTTTATGAGAACTTGAAGATGACGCTGGGCGTGCAGTCACGGTGA
- the LOC125702641 gene encoding alpha-1-acid glycoprotein 2-like produces the protein MLAFLIPVFSLTMGLVRAHATDSPTCAPLVPAEMDNATVHRLLGHWVYIMGASQYPPHMAEMKELKYATYTIFPGRHEDEFNVTEIMRLNETCVVRNTSKIHVFRHNSTLVHEEGQEVSMAELIHSDKDLFILKHFKDNHVGLSLSARTPKVTKEQLEEFEAQLRCHGFKLEEAFITSPKDACPAAGEEVGEGSTATAEPQQG, from the exons ATGCTGGCCTTCCTCATCCCTGTCTTCTCCCTCACCATGGGGTTGGTGCGTGCCCACGCCACCGACTCCCCCACCTGCGCCCCGCTCGTCCCTGCCGAAATGGACAATGCAACAGTGCACAGG CTGCTGGGGCACTGGGTGTACATCATGGGTGCCTCCCAGTACCCCCCGCACATGGCTGAGATGAAGGAGCTGAAGTACGCGACCTACACCATCTTCCCTGGCAGGCATGAGGACGAGTTCAACGTGACGGAAATCATGAGGCT GAACGAAACCTGCGTGGTGAGGAACACCAGCAAGATCCACGTCTTCCGGCACAACTCCACGTTGGTGCACG AGGAGGGGCAGGAGGTGTCCATGGCCGAGCTGATACACAGCGACAAGGACCTGTTCATCCTGAAGCACTTCAAAGATAACCACGTGGGCCTGAGCCTCTCAG CACGGACTCCCAAGGTGACCAAAGAGCAGCTGGAGGAATTTGAAGCCCAACTGCGCTGCCACGGCTTCAAGCTGGAGGAGGCATTCATCACCTCCCCCAAG GATGcctgtcctgcagctggagAGGAGGTGGGCgaaggcagcacagccaccGCAGAGCCACAGCAGGGGTGA